The uncultured Bacteroides sp. genome includes the window GGAAGTCCCGATATTATCTATAAACAAACCAAAGGAAAACCAACCATACAAATATACGGATCTGATAACATCATTGAGCTTGTCGAAACCAAAGTAGAAAACAATACCCTACTGGTTAAATTCAAAAACAATACCAATATTATAAATCGGGGGAAATTAGAAGTCAGAGTCTCAGGCCCCTCTTTAAATCAAATAAGCATTCAAGGATCAGGTGATATCTTCTTAACTAATGGGATAAAAAATAACGAATCGGTACAATTAAGCATCCAAGGTTCCGGTGATATAAAAGGAGAAGGCATTCTTTGCAATCGAGTCTCCATATCTATTTCCGGCTCCGGAGATATTGAGTTAGATAACGTCAAAAGTGATTATGCAGCAATGAATATTTCCGGATCAGGAGATGCCACTTTAAGCGGGACCTGCAAAGAAGCAGACTTTAGCATTTCGGGGTCCGGAGATATTAATGCAATAAAATTAATAGCAGAAAAGGTATCTGCCAGAGTCAGCGGATCAGGAGATATATCCTGCTACGCTACAGCATTTCTTAAAGGAGGAGTTAGCGGCAGTGGTGAGGTTTCTTATAAAGGGAATCCACAAATAAACTTCTCCAAGAAAGGATTACATAAATGGTAAATAATTTTCAGCTAAAAAAGTCTCTAAATTCTCTCTATAAATTTAACATACCTCTGACGGAGGAAAAGGGAGAGTGTCCGTGATGGATGCTCTCCCTTACTTACTTTTTTATGTGTAACGCTATAATATTAGGACTAGAAAAATATCAAAAAATAAAAAGGCTACTGCCTCACGCGGTAACCTTTTTTATCTTAGTTAGCTATTTATAGAAATTTGAAAAGTTTGAAACTTCACAGCCTCAAGTTGTTTTAATGTTTTAATTAAGCACACTAACTATATTATATTTAAAGCAAATGAAAATGTTACATTTTTAAATTATGAATGCTTTTGCTTCATAGAATTGGCCAATTTTGAAATAAAGTCAGAACTCATGATACCTGTAAAATTAATAACCATGAAATGACTGTTTTCGTGCATAAGCATAACCAATTCAACAATAGCTTCATTTTTCTTTCTAATCATAATCTGATAATTCTCTGACTTATCACTGAAAGAGAGAAAAGGTTCAAATCTGCCGGAATTCTTCTCTACCAATTTTAAAGCCTCATTATAATAGGTTTTACCTTTTACATTAGAGGTAAGCATCTGCATACTTTTGAGATTAGAAATAATCTCTAAAACATCTCCGTCTTTTTCCGCATCATTTTTTAATATTTCCTCCATCATTTTAGGACTAATAGTAACACAAGTAAGATTTGAATCTGCTTTATGTTCGGCCAAAAAACGAGTAGCAAAATCTTGCGCCGAGACGAAGACCGATAATGTCATCAAATATATTAAAAGAGCTCTTTTTCTCATTCTTTTATCATTTCAGCCTTCGCTTTTAGGCTATCAGCCAAATGTTGATCTTGTGATTTATTAATCCCTTCAGAAAGCATCATCAACGCTGAAGACACCTGTTTATAGGCAACCTCAGGATCATCATAAGTATCTGTATATGTATCATAATTATAATCTAAATCATCAGCAGCATAAAACGTACGTTGAGCAACATTGCCTAATGACAACAGAATAGCAACAACGGCGGCGGCCTTAAACAGAGGCATAAATCGACCCACCAAGGTTAACCGTTTAGCCTTTACAACAGGCACTTCTACTTCGGCCAAGATGCGCGCATCAAAATCGGCTCCTAATCCAACTTCCTGTTGAAGCCGTTGATACACAAATAAATCTTTATACTTTAGCAAATGTGCAGGGATTTCTTTATTATTAATAAAGAAAGAGCGCAATTCCGTTTCTTCCTCTAAAGAGGTTTCACATTGCCAATACTGCTCCAAAAGCTGTTCTATATATTTATAATCCATATTGTTCTATTTCAAGATACCGTTGTTTCACTTTCTGTCTTGCTCTATAAAGATTAACTTTTATCTGTTCTTCTGTTAAGTGCAATGCAGCTGCAATTTCCT containing:
- a CDS encoding head GIN domain-containing protein, with protein sequence MRNISLFIAAFGTLLFGTTACSQAQRVVGSQNYTTKNIQVGAFNSLKLLGSPDIIYKQTKGKPTIQIYGSDNIIELVETKVENNTLLVKFKNNTNIINRGKLEVRVSGPSLNQISIQGSGDIFLTNGIKNNESVQLSIQGSGDIKGEGILCNRVSISISGSGDIELDNVKSDYAAMNISGSGDATLSGTCKEADFSISGSGDINAIKLIAEKVSARVSGSGDISCYATAFLKGGVSGSGEVSYKGNPQINFSKKGLHKW
- a CDS encoding DUF4252 domain-containing protein, with product MRKRALLIYLMTLSVFVSAQDFATRFLAEHKADSNLTCVTISPKMMEEILKNDAEKDGDVLEIISNLKSMQMLTSNVKGKTYYNEALKLVEKNSGRFEPFLSFSDKSENYQIMIRKKNEAIVELVMLMHENSHFMVINFTGIMSSDFISKLANSMKQKHS